The following are from one region of the Patescibacteria group bacterium genome:
- a CDS encoding YifB family Mg chelatase-like AAA ATPase, with translation MSSKIFSAAAVGLDSELIEVEADISGGLGNFIIVGLPDTAVQESKERVRAAIKNSFIPFPQTRVTINLAPADIKKEGPAYDLPIAISILLANNKRFLPKYDLKKSVFIGELSLDGSLRGVNGILPIAIMCRDRKINTLYLPKANVKEATLIKGVEIIPVENLNQLVKHLSGIEKILSYQCHGNFLNQEKQYAYDMADVRGQEYAKRAMEIAAAGAHNVIMDGPPGSGKTLLARTMPSILPKMTLEEVLEATKIYSVSGKLAKRKPLINIRPFRNPHHTASSVALIGGGSWPKPGEISLAHRGILFLDEFPEFNRQVLESLRQPLEDGVVTVSRASNSLEFPAKFILIAAQNPCPCGYASDPDKECVCSPGQIMKYQRRISGPLLDRIDMHINVEKVKLEKLTSDAKGEKSELIRERVQKARNMQNKRFEEMNIFTNAEMSSRQVKELCKSEDQALNLLKNAVQQFHLSARSYFRMLKLARTIADLAEEEIIKIQHMAEALQYRPKTE, from the coding sequence ATGTCATCAAAAATATTTTCAGCAGCAGCTGTTGGTTTAGACAGTGAATTAATAGAAGTAGAAGCTGATATTTCGGGCGGACTTGGTAATTTTATTATTGTTGGTCTTCCAGACACTGCCGTGCAGGAATCAAAAGAGAGGGTTAGAGCCGCTATTAAAAATAGTTTTATTCCTTTTCCGCAAACAAGAGTGACAATAAATTTGGCGCCTGCTGACATAAAAAAAGAAGGGCCTGCTTATGATTTGCCAATAGCAATCAGTATTTTGCTGGCAAACAATAAAAGATTTTTACCAAAGTATGATTTGAAAAAATCTGTTTTTATTGGTGAGCTTTCATTAGACGGATCATTACGTGGTGTTAATGGAATATTGCCGATTGCCATAATGTGCAGAGATAGAAAAATTAATACTCTGTATTTGCCAAAAGCTAATGTTAAAGAAGCGACTTTAATAAAAGGCGTTGAAATAATCCCTGTTGAAAATTTAAATCAATTAGTCAAACATTTAAGTGGAATTGAAAAAATATTGTCTTATCAATGTCATGGAAATTTTTTAAATCAGGAAAAGCAATATGCTTATGATATGGCGGATGTTCGCGGTCAGGAATACGCAAAAAGAGCAATGGAAATCGCGGCGGCTGGAGCGCATAATGTTATAATGGACGGGCCTCCAGGATCTGGAAAAACTTTATTAGCGCGGACAATGCCGTCAATACTTCCTAAAATGACGTTGGAAGAAGTATTGGAAGCTACAAAGATTTACAGCGTGTCAGGCAAATTAGCAAAACGCAAACCATTAATAAATATTCGCCCGTTTAGAAATCCGCACCATACTGCTTCTTCTGTTGCTTTAATCGGCGGAGGTTCGTGGCCAAAACCAGGCGAGATAAGTTTGGCTCACAGAGGAATTTTATTTTTGGATGAGTTTCCTGAATTTAATCGTCAAGTGTTAGAAAGTTTGCGCCAGCCATTAGAAGACGGAGTCGTGACTGTTTCGCGTGCGTCCAATAGTTTAGAATTTCCTGCTAAATTTATTTTAATCGCGGCGCAAAATCCATGTCCTTGCGGTTACGCAAGCGATCCTGACAAAGAATGCGTTTGCTCCCCCGGTCAGATTATGAAATATCAGCGCAGGATTTCAGGTCCGCTTTTAGACAGAATTGATATGCATATTAATGTGGAAAAAGTTAAATTGGAAAAATTAACCTCAGACGCAAAAGGCGAAAAATCAGAATTAATAAGAGAAAGGGTGCAAAAAGCGCGGAATATGCAGAATAAAAGATTTGAAGAAATGAATATTTTTACTAACGCGGAAATGAGTTCGCGACAAGTAAAAGAGCTTTGTAAATCTGAAGACCAAGCGTTAAATCTTTTGAAAAATGCTGTTCAGCAATTTCATTTGTCAGCGCGTTCTTATTTTCGGATGTTAAAACTCGCTCGCACAATAGCTGATTTAGCGGAAGAAGAAATAATCAAAATTCAGCATATGGCAGAGGCGTTGCAATACAGGCCAAAAACGGAATAA
- a CDS encoding YfcE family phosphodiesterase, producing the protein MSTKDLKFAIISDVHDNLANLNKVLDYCDNKKIKILICCGDLANMETWEYLKSKFKGKIYFVFGNMDEDYFKSEAQKKNLQEANPDVKIFYKIGEFEIENFKIAITHFPDIANDLAKTKKYDLVFFGHTHKPTLEKQNNTLLLNPGNIANLYYAPSFAIFDIEKNKPELILLNEL; encoded by the coding sequence ATGTCAACAAAAGATTTAAAATTCGCGATTATTTCCGATGTTCATGACAATTTAGCAAATCTAAATAAAGTTTTAGATTATTGTGATAACAAAAAAATAAAAATTTTAATCTGTTGCGGGGATCTTGCTAATATGGAGACTTGGGAATATTTGAAAAGCAAATTTAAAGGAAAGATTTATTTTGTTTTTGGAAATATGGACGAAGATTATTTTAAAAGCGAGGCGCAGAAAAAAAATTTGCAAGAAGCAAACCCAGATGTAAAAATTTTTTATAAAATAGGGGAGTTTGAAATAGAAAATTTTAAAATAGCCATTACGCATTTTCCAGATATTGCCAATGATTTGGCAAAAACAAAAAAATATGATTTAGTATTTTTCGGGCATACTCATAAGCCAACATTAGAAAAACAAAATAATACTCTGCTTCTGAACCCGGGAAATATTGCTAATTTATATTACGCGCCAAGTTTCGCAATATTTGATATTGAAAAAAACAAGCCAGAGCTGATATTACTGAATGAATTATAA
- the glyA gene encoding serine hydroxymethyltransferase, with translation MLNYKNLSEQDPQIMDAINSEARRQSEEMELIASENYVSKEILEAMGTVLTNKYSEGYPGKRYYGGNQNIDDIENIAIERAKKLFNAEHVNVQPLSGSPANASVYMAFLKSGDKVLGLKLDHGGHLSHGHPVNFSGMLYNFAQYEVDTKTGKIDMEEVKKIAKKEKPKMIVAGYSAYSREIEWKKFKEIADEVGAYTFADIAHTAGLIAAKQMDNPTPFFDVITTTTHKTLRGPRGAIIMCKEKFAKQIDRAVFPGMQGGPHDHIIAAKAVAFGEVLKPEFKDYAKQVIANAKFLAQKLQNLNYKIISGGTDNHLMVIDLTNKGLAGKEAENILDKVGISISRSTIPNDPNPPMSPSGIRLGTPAITSRGMKEKEIKQIANFIDQAIQNKNKEEKLKEIKEEIKKICLNFPIPSV, from the coding sequence ATGTTAAATTATAAAAATTTATCAGAGCAGGATCCACAAATAATGGACGCGATAAACAGTGAAGCAAGAAGGCAATCAGAAGAGATGGAACTGATTGCTTCTGAAAATTATGTTTCAAAAGAAATTTTAGAAGCAATGGGAACGGTCTTAACAAACAAATACAGCGAAGGTTATCCTGGGAAAAGATATTACGGTGGGAATCAGAATATTGACGATATAGAAAATATAGCAATAGAACGGGCAAAAAAACTTTTTAACGCGGAACATGTGAATGTCCAGCCGTTGTCTGGCTCGCCTGCTAACGCGTCTGTTTATATGGCTTTTTTAAAATCTGGCGATAAAGTGCTTGGCTTGAAATTAGACCATGGAGGACATCTTTCGCACGGACACCCAGTTAATTTTTCAGGAATGCTTTATAATTTTGCGCAATATGAAGTTGACACAAAAACTGGCAAAATTGATATGGAAGAAGTAAAAAAAATAGCTAAAAAAGAAAAACCAAAAATGATCGTTGCTGGATATAGCGCTTACTCTCGAGAAATAGAATGGAAAAAATTTAAAGAAATAGCTGATGAAGTCGGGGCGTACACTTTTGCTGATATAGCGCATACAGCCGGTTTGATTGCTGCAAAACAAATGGATAATCCAACTCCTTTTTTTGATGTCATTACAACAACGACGCATAAAACTTTGCGTGGACCAAGAGGGGCAATAATAATGTGCAAAGAAAAATTTGCTAAACAGATTGATAGAGCTGTATTTCCAGGAATGCAGGGCGGTCCGCATGATCATATTATCGCTGCAAAAGCGGTAGCTTTTGGAGAAGTTTTAAAACCAGAATTCAAAGATTATGCAAAACAAGTTATTGCTAATGCGAAATTTTTAGCTCAGAAATTACAAAATTTAAATTATAAAATAATTTCCGGAGGGACTGATAATCATTTGATGGTAATTGATTTAACAAATAAAGGATTAGCAGGGAAAGAAGCTGAAAATATTTTGGATAAGGTTGGAATTTCCATTTCTCGTTCTACTATTCCTAATGATCCAAATCCTCCAATGAGTCCTTCAGGAATTAGACTTGGAACTCCAGCAATTACTAGCCGTGGAATGAAAGAAAAAGAGATAAAACAGATAGCGAATTTTATAGATCAGGCAATACAGAATAAGAACAAAGAAGAAAAATTAAAAGAAATAAAAGAGGAAATTAAAAAAATTTGTTTAAATTTTCCAATACCAAGCGTATAA
- the rpmH gene encoding 50S ribosomal protein L34 — translation MPKRTFQPNTRRAKKKHGFRKRMSTKAGQNILKNRRDKGREKLSK, via the coding sequence ATGCCGAAAAGAACTTTTCAGCCGAACACAAGGCGAGCCAAGAAAAAGCACGGTTTTAGAAAAAGAATGTCAACTAAGGCTGGGCAAAATATTTTAAAAAACAGAAGAGACAAAGGAAGAGAAAAATTAAGCAAATAG
- a CDS encoding NADP-dependent malic enzyme produces the protein MNYFKKSIALHKKYNGKIEIKPKVSIKNKNDLSTIYTPGVAEVSKKIYKDKNNAYKLTMKGNSVAIVSDGSAVLGLGNIGPYAAIPVMEGKSVIFKKFVNIDAFPICVKTQNAKEIINIAKNIAPNFAAINLEDISAPRCFEIENNLQNIGIPVMHDDQHGTAIVVLSALINSLKIVKKNLTKIRIVISGAGAAGFAIWKLLKMAGAKNIVVCDSKGIIYNQRSDIKSIPHKQKIAKFTNKNIKNGLLPDALKNADVFIGVSAPNILKKEWIKLMNKKPIVFAMANPDPEILPNKAKKAGAYIVATGRSDFLNQINNASAYPGIFRGAIDARAEKITEKMKLSASYTLANLVKNLNKNNIIPSILNPKTHLAVTNAVKKAWNT, from the coding sequence ATGAATTATTTTAAAAAATCAATTGCTTTGCATAAAAAATATAATGGTAAAATTGAAATAAAGCCAAAAGTTTCTATAAAAAATAAAAACGACCTTTCAACTATTTATACGCCGGGTGTCGCCGAAGTCAGCAAAAAAATTTATAAAGACAAAAACAACGCTTATAAACTGACAATGAAAGGAAATTCAGTCGCGATTGTGAGCGACGGTTCCGCGGTATTGGGATTAGGTAATATTGGGCCTTATGCCGCTATTCCAGTGATGGAAGGCAAGTCAGTAATTTTTAAAAAATTCGTGAATATTGACGCTTTCCCGATTTGTGTTAAAACTCAAAACGCGAAAGAAATAATAAATATCGCAAAAAACATCGCGCCGAATTTTGCAGCAATAAATTTAGAAGACATTTCAGCGCCTCGCTGTTTTGAAATAGAAAACAATTTGCAAAATATAGGAATCCCAGTAATGCACGACGACCAGCATGGAACAGCTATTGTTGTTCTGTCAGCGTTGATTAATTCTTTAAAAATTGTTAAAAAAAATTTAACTAAGATTAGAATCGTAATTAGCGGAGCTGGCGCGGCCGGATTTGCGATTTGGAAACTGTTAAAAATGGCTGGGGCGAAAAATATTGTAGTGTGCGACAGCAAAGGAATTATTTATAATCAACGATCAGATATTAAATCAATTCCACATAAACAAAAAATTGCTAAATTCACAAATAAAAATATTAAAAATGGCTTGCTGCCAGATGCTTTAAAAAACGCGGATGTTTTTATCGGGGTTTCAGCGCCTAATATTTTAAAAAAAGAATGGATAAAATTGATGAACAAAAAACCGATTGTTTTTGCCATGGCAAATCCTGATCCTGAAATTTTGCCAAACAAGGCAAAAAAGGCAGGCGCGTATATTGTGGCGACTGGGCGTTCTGATTTTTTAAATCAGATTAATAATGCTTCAGCATATCCAGGAATATTTAGAGGAGCCATTGACGCGCGCGCTGAAAAAATTACAGAAAAAATGAAACTTTCAGCCAGTTACACTCTCGCGAATTTGGTTAAAAATTTAAATAAAAATAATATTATTCCAAGTATTCTTAATCCTAAAACGCATCTTGCTGTAACAAATGCCGTAAAAAAGGCCTGGAATACTTGA
- a CDS encoding bifunctional 5,10-methylenetetrahydrofolate dehydrogenase/5,10-methenyltetrahydrofolate cyclohydrolase yields the protein MILRGDKLAKEINKETKKEIQKFKITPGLAVILIGNNLASKLYVELKEKTAKQIKINFYKFYFSEKAKENEILKIITELNQDKNVSGIIVQLPLPEKFNTNKIVQCINSKKDVDGFHKQNIKSLLTKKSKIISPLILAVINILKSTKQNLSDKSAVIISKNKIFVKPLKIVLQKEKIACEKIEWVKEINKKTIEKIELADIVIVGIGKARILKKEMIKKNAIVIDIGINKENNKVVGDADFKNLKNKASFITPVPKGVGPMTVAMLMKNVLKLSR from the coding sequence ATGATTTTGCGAGGGGACAAATTAGCAAAAGAAATAAACAAAGAAACTAAAAAGGAAATTCAAAAATTTAAAATAACGCCGGGACTGGCTGTTATTTTAATTGGCAATAATCTAGCTTCTAAGCTTTATGTTGAATTAAAAGAAAAAACAGCCAAACAAATTAAAATAAATTTTTATAAATTTTATTTTTCAGAAAAAGCGAAAGAAAACGAAATTTTAAAAATCATTACAGAATTGAATCAAGATAAAAATGTTAGTGGGATTATTGTCCAGCTTCCTTTGCCAGAAAAATTTAATACTAATAAAATTGTTCAATGTATAAATTCCAAGAAAGACGTTGACGGGTTTCATAAACAAAATATAAAAAGTTTATTAACAAAAAAATCAAAAATAATTTCTCCTTTGATTTTAGCTGTTATTAATATTTTAAAATCAACTAAACAAAATTTATCAGATAAATCAGCAGTAATTATTTCTAAAAATAAAATTTTTGTTAAACCTCTTAAAATAGTTTTGCAAAAAGAAAAAATAGCTTGCGAAAAAATTGAATGGGTAAAAGAAATTAATAAAAAAACAATTGAAAAAATTGAATTGGCTGATATTGTTATTGTAGGCATTGGAAAAGCAAGAATTTTGAAAAAAGAAATGATTAAAAAAAATGCAATAGTAATTGACATTGGCATTAACAAAGAAAACAATAAAGTCGTTGGCGACGCTGATTTTAAAAATTTAAAAAATAAAGCGTCTTTTATTACGCCTGTTCCCAAAGGAGTTGGGCCGATGACTGTCGCGATGTTGATGAAAAATGTTTTAAAATTGTCGCGATAA
- a CDS encoding ROK family protein has protein sequence MVKILTIDVGATKISAGIVSKSKVLIFENFKTDIKADKQKFLSDLNDIIEKFISKEIKGIGISLAGQVNWFDNIVDISPFFKKGIKNFSLKKYLEKKYKLPVAIDNDGHCFALAEAVYGAGKKYQNVIGVAIGTNLGCGIIINKKVYRGSQNMTAEFSHFIIDKSSKIRCSCGNIGHFASLASGSGMVKLYKEKYKKKISTQQIYKDYKNKDQKAIEIIKKTSANLGIGFASIITILNPDVLILGGGLLKIKPLFNLTKKQTIKNLPFKKLKKVKILKAELDYPHLIGAGLLLKI, from the coding sequence ATGGTAAAAATATTAACAATTGATGTTGGCGCGACAAAAATCAGCGCTGGCATTGTTTCTAAAAGTAAAGTTTTAATTTTTGAAAATTTTAAAACTGATATAAAAGCTGATAAGCAAAAATTTTTAAGCGATTTGAACGATATAATTGAAAAATTTATTTCAAAAGAAATAAAAGGAATAGGAATTTCATTAGCGGGACAGGTAAATTGGTTTGATAATATCGTTGATATAAGCCCTTTTTTTAAAAAAGGAATAAAAAATTTTTCTTTAAAAAAATATTTAGAAAAAAAATATAAGTTACCTGTTGCTATTGATAATGACGGGCATTGTTTCGCGCTAGCTGAAGCAGTATATGGCGCTGGTAAAAAATATCAAAATGTTATAGGCGTTGCGATCGGAACTAATTTGGGATGTGGTATAATTATAAATAAAAAAGTTTATCGCGGATCACAAAATATGACTGCTGAATTTAGCCATTTTATAATTGATAAGTCTTCAAAAATAAGATGTAGTTGCGGGAATATAGGACATTTCGCGAGCTTGGCAAGCGGTTCAGGAATGGTAAAATTATATAAAGAAAAATATAAGAAAAAAATATCAACTCAACAAATATATAAGGACTATAAAAATAAAGACCAAAAAGCAATAGAGATTATTAAAAAAACAAGCGCAAATTTAGGAATAGGCTTTGCAAGTATTATAACAATCCTTAATCCAGATGTTTTGATTTTAGGCGGAGGGCTTTTAAAAATCAAACCGCTTTTTAATTTAACAAAAAAACAGACTATTAAAAATCTGCCATTTAAAAAACTTAAAAAAGTTAAAATCTTAAAAGCTGAACTTGATTATCCGCATTTAATCGGGGCAGGATTGTTATTAAAGATTTGA
- a CDS encoding ribonuclease HII, which produces MKYPNSLYENKLIKQGFKTIAGVDEAGRGSWAGPIVAGAVVLPANIKIPDLKDSKMLSPITREKVYKIIIKKAICWSAEIISNKIIDKIGISQANLDVMNKAIKNLKKKPNYLLIDFLLKKKIKITNNIPYILIKKGDEKICSISAASIIAKVTRDRIMVSYEKKFPNYGFAKHKGYGTAYHRAMIKKYGICEIHRKSFKPMSNL; this is translated from the coding sequence ATGAAATATCCAAATTCATTATATGAAAACAAATTAATAAAACAAGGCTTTAAAACTATTGCCGGAGTTGATGAAGCAGGCCGCGGATCTTGGGCCGGACCAATAGTCGCGGGGGCTGTTGTTTTACCCGCGAATATTAAAATTCCTGATTTGAAAGATTCTAAAATGCTATCTCCTATCACTCGCGAAAAAGTTTATAAAATAATTATTAAAAAAGCTATTTGTTGGTCAGCTGAAATAATCAGTAATAAAATAATTGACAAAATTGGAATTAGCCAAGCTAATCTTGATGTGATGAATAAAGCGATAAAAAATTTAAAGAAAAAACCTAATTATTTACTAATTGATTTTTTATTAAAAAAGAAAATAAAAATAACAAATAATATTCCTTATATTTTAATAAAAAAAGGCGATGAAAAAATATGTTCAATTTCAGCGGCTTCAATAATCGCAAAAGTAACTCGCGATAGAATAATGGTTTCCTATGAGAAAAAATTTCCAAATTACGGATTTGCAAAACACAAAGGTTATGGCACTGCTTATCATCGCGCAATGATTAAAAAATACGGAATTTGTGAAATTCACAGGAAATCATTTAAACCAATGTCAAATCTTTAA
- the trxB gene encoding thioredoxin-disulfide reductase: MLYDVIIIGAGPAGYTASIYASRYKLKNLIISKEQGGQINEAHLVENYPGFISISGTELMSKFKEQSEKLGAEIILKEIKRIIKEKNDFVVITENNEKYFAKTIILAMGMGYRKLEIPGEKEFIGKGVSFCFVCDGMFFRDKTVAVIGGGDSAVTGAVYLADIAKKVYLIYRKEKLRASPSQQEKIKNSPKIELILNTNLMEIKGNNIVKEIILDKAFQNKKTLAVDGVFIEVGSVPNFALAKQLGINIDDDGRIKVEKNQSTNIKGIFATGDITDASNGFRQVITASSEGAIASSAVYKFLQEKK; this comes from the coding sequence ATGCTTTACGATGTTATTATTATTGGGGCAGGACCTGCTGGCTACACGGCGTCTATTTACGCTTCACGATATAAATTAAAAAATTTGATCATAAGCAAAGAACAGGGCGGGCAAATTAACGAGGCGCATTTGGTTGAAAATTATCCAGGATTTATTAGCATTTCAGGGACAGAATTAATGTCTAAGTTTAAAGAGCAAAGTGAAAAATTGGGCGCTGAAATAATTTTAAAAGAAATAAAAAGGATTATAAAAGAAAAAAATGATTTTGTTGTGATTACTGAAAATAATGAAAAATATTTTGCCAAGACAATTATTTTAGCAATGGGAATGGGGTATAGAAAATTAGAAATTCCAGGCGAAAAGGAATTTATAGGCAAAGGAGTTTCTTTTTGTTTTGTTTGCGATGGCATGTTTTTTAGAGACAAAACAGTAGCTGTTATTGGAGGAGGAGACAGTGCCGTGACAGGCGCTGTTTATTTAGCTGATATTGCCAAGAAAGTTTATCTGATATACAGAAAAGAAAAATTAAGAGCAAGTCCGTCGCAACAAGAAAAAATTAAAAATAGTCCAAAAATAGAATTAATATTAAATACGAATTTAATGGAAATCAAAGGAAATAATATTGTTAAGGAAATTATTTTAGATAAAGCTTTCCAAAACAAAAAAACACTCGCGGTTGATGGAGTGTTTATAGAAGTTGGATCTGTTCCAAATTTCGCGCTTGCAAAACAGCTTGGTATAAATATTGACGATGACGGACGTATAAAAGTTGAAAAAAATCAATCAACAAATATTAAAGGAATTTTCGCTACAGGCGATATTACTGACGCGTCTAATGGGTTTCGGCAGGTTATTACGGCTTCTTCTGAGGGAGCAATAGCTTCCAGCGCGGTTTATAAATTTTTGCAAGAAAAAAAATAA
- the rnpA gene encoding ribonuclease P protein component yields the protein MLPKKERLQHRRDFDNAFKSSKGVFTKIVGIKFIANGLENSKFGIIVSNKISKKAVVRNRIKRQIREIIRLNLENIKKGFDIVIIIRIGIVGKKYQEIEKNILNIFKKIKLLK from the coding sequence ATGTTGCCTAAAAAAGAGCGATTACAACACAGAAGAGACTTTGACAATGCTTTTAAATCTTCAAAAGGCGTTTTTACTAAAATTGTCGGAATAAAATTTATTGCCAATGGTTTGGAAAATTCCAAATTTGGAATAATTGTTTCCAATAAAATTTCCAAAAAAGCTGTTGTCAGAAATAGAATTAAAAGGCAGATCCGCGAAATTATCCGTTTGAATTTAGAAAATATTAAAAAAGGTTTTGATATAGTTATAATTATAAGGATTGGAATTGTTGGAAAAAAATATCAAGAAATTGAAAAAAATATTTTAAATATTTTTAAAAAAATAAAATTATTAAAATAA
- the yidD gene encoding membrane protein insertion efficiency factor YidD, which produces MPRQIILKLIKFYQKTFSFDHGFLKIFFPNGYCRFRPTCSEYGYEAIKKYGIIKGGVMALWRIIRCNPWNKGGNDPVK; this is translated from the coding sequence ATCCCAAGACAAATAATTCTTAAATTAATAAAATTTTATCAAAAGACTTTTTCTTTTGATCATGGATTTTTAAAAATATTTTTTCCAAATGGATATTGCCGTTTTAGACCGACTTGTTCTGAATATGGTTATGAGGCAATTAAAAAATACGGTATAATTAAAGGAGGGGTAATGGCGCTTTGGAGAATTATAAGATGTAATCCATGGAACAAAGGAGGCAATGATCCCGTTAAATAA
- the xerA gene encoding site-specific tyrosine recombinase/integron integrase: MKQSDYYPSQNPILKLKQEMKLRGFSQKTVKSYLYYITEVLKFANKNPKIVNTKDIRNYLEKLADNKQSASTLNTAYSALKFYFEKILYRRFFVNIPRAKKSKRLPEIFTKSEVKKILSTIQNVKHKLLLGLMYSSGLRVSEIVNVKVRDLDFENNMLKVRQAKGAKDRITIMSKKVVNVLEKYVKNKKLNDYVFESTQGSKLTERSVQKVFTQAFKKSKIKKQASCHSLRHSFATHLLESGTDIRYIQELLGHARIETTQVYTKVAGNKIKNIKSPLD, encoded by the coding sequence ATGAAACAAAGTGATTATTATCCAAGCCAAAATCCAATTTTAAAATTAAAACAAGAAATGAAACTGCGAGGCTTTAGCCAAAAAACTGTTAAAAGCTATTTATATTATATCACAGAAGTTTTAAAATTTGCAAATAAAAATCCAAAGATAGTTAATACAAAAGATATTAGAAATTATTTGGAAAAATTGGCGGATAATAAACAATCAGCTTCAACTTTAAATACAGCTTATAGCGCTTTGAAATTTTATTTTGAAAAAATTTTATATCGTCGCTTTTTTGTTAATATTCCGCGAGCGAAAAAATCAAAAAGATTGCCTGAGATTTTTACTAAAAGCGAAGTTAAAAAAATATTATCAACTATTCAAAATGTAAAACATAAATTATTATTAGGATTGATGTATTCTTCGGGATTAAGAGTTTCTGAAATAGTTAATGTTAAAGTTAGGGATTTAGATTTTGAAAATAATATGTTAAAAGTTAGGCAAGCCAAAGGTGCGAAAGACAGAATAACTATAATGTCAAAAAAAGTGGTTAATGTTTTAGAAAAATATGTAAAAAACAAGAAATTAAATGATTATGTTTTTGAAAGCACGCAAGGAAGCAAATTAACCGAAAGATCTGTCCAAAAAGTATTTACACAAGCGTTTAAAAAGTCTAAAATAAAAAAGCAAGCCAGTTGTCATAGTTTAAGGCATAGTTTTGCGACCCATCTATTAGAAAGCGGAACCGACATTAGATATATTCAAGAATTGTTGGGACATGCCAGAATAGAGACTACACAAGTCTATACTAAAGTCGCCGGCAATAAAATCAAAAACATCAAAAGCCCGTTGGATTAA